A window of Argopecten irradians isolate NY chromosome 14, Ai_NY, whole genome shotgun sequence contains these coding sequences:
- the LOC138307052 gene encoding uncharacterized protein, translating to MEEFRKCQLSLEENHKITDSTLRAPDLLKKIRHHNEGKYDFKKIPLLKGTRNKNLKGRPHAIAEVSPRKRKADEDYAVSHEPLHQISAIQEIDVDLVPSLNIEECYLNGIKEQGGLFSIDNIFHSFILMDFSEETKTVKNNKFVFLKRKVNNFEDVGCWVYSCSCEPARAELIACLDNNLDVSFDDFVLRHPWCHHIQVVKTILEEFDAVNGIFPSTFERLKTNPFRPASGWTPRKGLNEDLDSFLNITQYHIETDQRPRPKHTNIPSAQRKALLNLKNNSEIVIKPADKGGAIVVQSWDDYILEANRQLNNLDHYLELQSDLTPSIIKEINGFLSKVRNQHQHQAPYRGILHCFLKTPQNLLV from the exons ATGGAAGAATTTAGAAAGTGCCAATTGAGTCTTGAGGAAAATCATAAAATTACGGat TCAACATTAAGAGCACctgatttacttaaaaaaatcaGACACCATAACGAAGGAAAATACGATTTCAAAAAAATTCCCCTTCTGAAAGGAACAAGGAACAAAAACCTAAAAGGGCGTCCCCATGCTATTGCCGAGGTATCCCCACGTAAAAGAAAAGCAGATGAGGACTATGCAGTTTCACATGAACCT TTACACCAAATATCTGCAATCCAAGAGATTGATGTTGATTTGGTTCCATCTTTAAACATCGAGGAATGCTATTTGAATGGCATCAAAGAACAAGGTGGATTGTTTTCTATCGATAACATTTtccattcattcattttgatgGACTTTTCGGAAGAAACCAAAACAGTAAAG AACAACAAATTCGTGTTTCTAAAACGGAAGGTCAACAATTTTGAGGATGTTGGTTGCTGGGTATATTCATGTTCTTGCGAGCCAGCTAGAGCTGAGTTAATCGCTTGTTTGGACAACAATTTGGATGTTTCCTTTGATG attttgttTTGAGACATCCATGGTGTCATCATATTCAGGTAGTGAAAACCATACTTGAGGAATTTGATGCTGTTAATGGTATTTTTCCTTCTACCTTTG AACGCCTCAAAACTAACCCGTTCCGACCAGCATCAGGTTGGACGCCACGCAAGGGCCTAAATGAGGACCTGGATTCGTTCCTCAATATTACCCAATATCACATCGAAACGGACCAAAGGCCAAGACCTAAACATACCAACATACCCTCGGCACAGAGAAAAGCACTTCTAAACTTAAAAAACAACTCGGAAATAGTCATAAAACCAGCTGACAAAGGAGGAGCAATTGTAGTACAAAGCTGGGATGACTACATCTTGGAAGCCAATCGCCAATTGAACAACCTAGACCACTATTTGGAACTACAATCGGATCTTACTCCATCCATCATCAAGGAGATCAACGGTTTTCTATCCAAAGTGAGAAACCAACATCAACATCAGGCTCCGTACCGAGGAATCTTACATTGCTTTCTTAAGACACCACAGAACCTTCTGGTCTAA
- the LOC138307966 gene encoding uncharacterized protein has protein sequence MQEVYKLSPVDRVSLVQQLVSKNEVPSRPIQCINCGVDLEGSEENYTTALLLTSGIVELEVSSRKCSKCKSLNPIDGIQACLINMGNYMVCHEILRKYLYYFLSGRSTIFTEYSTLKLFYEDQGILDFSNKFSYNNFKWSWYAFLELLEIDYETGFECPDCGEDPDTLIMDATSVSFRKELASWSVLENLQNPPKPSKRDKTRNQERTFLSKPLCNFLSSLVSKGGVEKSRWPLFLSQLEEECPVVVPLMKVIQETDGILIKGEKMYYIGLWQDFLRCLASSYPFCSFITTSDEVHNVLKRMCNPDFAKNDTDVSILQHNVPVIFHLMMNLHDSFPRKEFCNMLDAMIVKSLSPFDTSTEVLDNGAVSENISHFPSLAIKRGRGSFSADKQIFKNQCSKSSTGHPSLLPGVFTLFCKHGVCYGFEVMKYHESPNVPFTILRSRFQKAPSLVVYDNACNLHTYCLNRDPLFFKDTQFRVDALHFRNHKACGPSYELKGYPQHQSLNSQVVEQSNARLQRIKSQLSYMTQNNFMSHCKFYLWAQNRKIVVKNANSI, from the exons ATGCAAGAGGTTTACAAGCTATCACCTGTAGATAGAGTTTCCTTGGTGCAGCAACTGGTCTCTAAAAACGAAGTACCATCTAGACCTATCCAGTGCATAAATTGTGGTGTTGACCTTGAAGGCTCTGAGGAAAACTATACCACTGCACTTCTACTAACCAGTGGAATTGTGGAATTGGAAG tttccaGTAGGAAATGTTCAAAATGCAAGAGTCTTAACCCAATTGATGGCATTCAAGCATGTTTGATCAACATGGGCAACTACATGGTTTGCCATGAGATACTTAGGAAATACCTTTATTATTTCCTTTCTGGAAG GTCAACGATCTTTACAGAGTACTCAACATTGAAGTTGTTTTATGAAGATCAAGGTATATTGGACTTCAGCAATAAATTTTCGTACAACAACTTCAAATGGTCATGGTATGCCTTTTTGGAACTGCTTGAAATTGACTACGAAACTGGATTTGAATGTCCGGATTGTGGAGAAGATCCTGATACATTGATCATGGATGCAACAAGTGTTTCATTCAGGAAAGAGCTGGCATCCTGGTCTGTTCTAGAGAACCTCCAAAATCCTCCAAAACCTAGCAAAAGAGACAAAACAAG aaatcAGGAACGTACTTTTTTAAGTAAACCACTTTGCAACTTCTTGTCCTCTTTGGTTAGTAAGGGTGGAGTGGAGAAGAGTCGCTGGCCTCTTTTCCTGTCACAGCTGGAGGAAGAGTGTCCCGTCGTTGTCCCCCTTATGAAAGTGATTCAAGAAACTGATGGAATTTTGATAAAGGGAGAAAAGATGTATTATATCGGCTTGTGGCAGGACTTCCTAAGATGTCTGGCGAGCTCCTACCCATTTTGTTCCTTCATCACAACCTCCGATGAAGTCCACAATGTATTGAAAAGGATGTGCAATCCTGATTTTGCAAAGAATGATACAGATGTATCAATTCTCCAGCACAATGTTCCCGTAATTTTCCATCTGATGATGAACCTTCACGATAGTTTTCCAAGAAAAGAGTTCTGTAACATGTTAGATGCGATGATAGTCAAATCGCTATCTCCTTTTGACACTTCAACAGAAGTGCTTGATAATGGAGCTGTCAGCGAAAACATTTCACACTTTCCTTCTCTGGCGATCAAAAGAGGACGAGGGTCTTTTTCTGCAGATAAACAGATCTTCAAAAACCAATGCTCAAAAAGCTCTACCGGCCATCCATCTCTTCTGCCTGGAGTTTTCACACTTTTCTGTAAACATG GTGTGTGCTATGGCTTTGAAGTTATGAAATATCACGAGTCGCCAAATGTTCCGTTCACTATTCTCCGCAGTAGATTCCAGAAAG CTCCAAGCCTTGTTGTGTATGACAATGCATGTAACCTGCATACTTATTGCCTGAACAGAGATCCTTTGTTTTTCAAGGACACCCAATTCCGTGTTGATGCACTTCATTTTAGAAACCATAAAG CATGTGGACCCAGTTATGAGTTAAAAGGTTATCCACAACACCAAAGTCTAAATTCACAAGTGGTGGAGCAGTCAAATGCTCGCTTACAGAGGATCAAGAGCCAGCTGTCTTATATGACTCAGAACAACTTTATGAGTCATTGCAAATTTTATCTTTGGgcacaaaacagaaaaattgtAGTCAAAAATGCCAACTCCATTTGA
- the LOC138308022 gene encoding uncharacterized protein encodes MSSDSSSEEFNMEKAMYSYGNFQVSLNEQNDDGFVCSDGEDMDTLLESIDVGVLLAGSMLSEVELQSISEALKSPADPDLPPPEMPSTSLSSSTFRDTSMPKQESELTTLTGSSVSDKPSKTSRFKTVSEKQIKDYKESNQSKATKKNTAWGVKLFQEWHVEVYGNELDLATVEEDALNKILANVQQREEKMGLAPQHAGEYHKNSLKNLRAAINRKLQDLGRDIDIVRDKAIKQSNKTLNGLFTDRMVSGMSRPTAHKEIISQDHLRQISSYLEHGALSSPVVLRQAVWYSLAIHFVSRGVEFHHQLRVDSFCFKSDENGEYATLTYEIKQKNFQGGVCNVEAQSDKRMYATGTANCPVKLLRTLISKTDPKAGKLFNKHTADSRPDVLWYSDKMLAQRTFSNFMADICKGAGLDKKYTAHCLRATSIHAMSESDFSTRSIMFMSGHRNEASIRSYSRSFSSDQKKALSTTLSTLAQGNDLGPHATVTRPSSTVSRPSSTVSHPSSTVAHSPEISPTPLNQLSHVSMSDTISHQTFANSNSSSFTAGFLSHSVFHGCNFTFQN; translated from the exons ATGTCATCCGACTCGAGCTCCGAGGAATTCAACATGGAAAAGGCTATGTATTCATATGGAAACTTTCAGGtttctttaaatgaacaaaacgACGACGGATTTGTTTGTTCAGATGGTGAAGACATGGACACGTTACTGGAATCGATTGATGTGGGAGTGTTGCTAGCGGGTTCCATGTTATCCGAGGTTGAACTTCAATCCATTTCCGAAGCACTAAAAAGTCCAGCCGATCCCGACCTCCCTCCCCCAGAGATGCCCTCAACAAGCTTAAGTTCGTCTACATTTAGAGACACTAGTATGCCAAAGCAAGAGTCGGAATTAACCACACTTACCGGTAGTTCTGTGAGTGACAAACCTAGTAAAACATCTAGATTCAAAACTGTATCCGAAAAACAAATAAAGGACTACAAAGAAAGCAACCAAAGCAAGGCGACGAAAAAGAACACAGCGTGGGGTGTAAAACTGTTCCAAG AATGGCATGTTGAAGTGTATGGCAATGAACTTGATTTGGCCACTGTTGAAGAAGATGCTTTGAACAAAATTCTCGCGAACGTTCAACAACGCGAGGAAAAGATGGGACTTGCCCCTCAACATGCCGGGGAATATCACAAAAACTCTCTAAAAAATCTCAGGGCAGCTATTAACAGGAAATTACAAGATCTGGGCAGAGATATCGATATCGTTAGAGATAAAGCTATTAAGCAGTCCAACAAAACTTTGAATGGACTTTTTACAGACAGAATGGTATCGGGAATGTCCAGACCAACAGCACACAAAGAAATCATATCCCAAGACCACCTAAGACAAATATCGTCTTACCTTGAACATGGCGCACTTTCCTCTCCTGTGGTCCTCCGTCAAGCCGTGTGGTATTCCCTGGCAATACACTTCGTTTCCAGGGGTGTCGAGTTCCATCACCAACTCCGTGTTGacagtttttgttttaaatctgaCGAAAACGGAGAATACGCCACACTaacttatgaaataaaacaaaaaaatttccAAGGAGGTGTGTGTAATGTGGAAGCACAGTCAGACAAACGCATGTATGCGACAGGTACAGCGAATTGCCCCGTGAAACTTCTCAGGACACTAATCAGTAAAACAGATCCCAAAGCTGGAAAACTTTTCAACAAACACACAGCTGATTCGCGTCCAGATGTTCTGTGGTACAGCGATAAAATGCTCGCTCAACGTACATTTTCCAACTTTATGGCCGATATTTGTAAAGGTGCCGGCCTTGACAAAAAATACACGGCACATTGTTTACGTGCCACCTCAATACACGCGATGTCGGAAAGTGATTTCTCCACCCGCAGTATAATGTTCATGTCCGGTCATCGTAATGAGGCTTCTATCAGATCATATAGTAGATCGTTTTCTAGTGACCAAAAGAAAGCTTTGTCGACAACATTATCTACACTGGCACAGGGTAATGATCTCGGACCACATGCAACGGTTACTCGTCCATCATCAACTGTTTCTCGTCCATCATCAACTGTTTCTCATCCATCATCAACGGTTGCACATTCTCCAGAAATCTCACCTACTCCTCTGAACCAGTTATCACACGTTTCGATGAGCGATACCATTAGCCATCAAACATTTGCCAACAGTAATTCATCCTCATTCACAGCAGGGTTCCTGTCGCACTCAGTTTTTCACGGATGtaactttacatttcaaaattga